One Cucumis sativus cultivar 9930 chromosome 1, Cucumber_9930_V3, whole genome shotgun sequence DNA segment encodes these proteins:
- the LOC101214566 gene encoding protochlorophyllide-dependent translocon component 52, chloroplastic isoform X1, whose product MEAATITSSLHLLHLPTTLVKPPRSRLLSSNNFKITTTQRNVFRNNCGSLHTAMASDDVVTSERRKMEEEKFDWFSEWYPVMPVCDLDKKVPTGKKVLGLDLVVWWDRNENAWKVFDDSCPHRLAPLSEGRIDQWGRLQCVYHGWCFNGSGDCKFIPQAPPDGPPVELAVNRSALLSVHSSKKACAAVYPSTTQNGIVWFWPNLDPKFKDIIMEKKPPFIPELDDPSYVKLEGNRDMAYGYEVLIENLMDLAHLPYAHYGIMPAPPPMKNRVNTDRERGRPLEMVVEKLKADGFVGKDETLRHKFFAPCVYYYFTDPELVQGNVESKKDGSVSSTANVKKPPTEISRRTFLAFFCIPVSPGKSRLIWAFPINLDKWVHFIVPRWIFHIVQNLILDSDMYLLHVEEHKYEEIGTSNWHKACYVPVKSDAFVVGFRRWLNKYAGGQVDWGGKYSGSLPSLSPRALVLERYWSHVVNCKSCNGAYKALNKAEVSLQVISIAAIGVLALTQNGVISAKVRATIFIIAIVCFAASKWLSHFIQETFRFRDYIHALV is encoded by the exons ATGGAAGCTGCGACAATCACCTCTTCTCTTCATCTACTTCACCTTCCAACCACTCTCGTCAAGCCGCCGAGATCGAGATTATTATCGTCCAATAATTTCAAGATCACCACGACGCAACGAAATGTGTTCAGGAATAACTGCGGATCACTCCACACGGCTATGGCGTCCGACGACGTTGTGACTTCGGAACGACGGAAGATGGAGGAGGAGAAGTTTGATTGGTTTTCGGAGTGGTATCCGGTGATGCCGGTGTGCGACTTGGACAAGAAAGTACCGACTGGGAAGAAGGTTTTGGGGTTGGATTTGGTGGTGTGGTGGGATAGGAATGAGAATGCGTGGAAGGTGTTTGATGATAGTTGTCCTCATAGATTGGCGCCGTTGTCGGAAGGGAGGATCGATCAATGGGGGAGGTTGCAGTGTGTGTACCATGGATGGTGCTTCAATGGCTCGGGTGATTGTAAATTCATCCCCCAAGCGCCCCCTGATGGCCCTCCG GTGGAATTGGCGGTTAACAGAAGCGCACTTTTGTCG GTTCACTCGTCCAAGAAGGCATGTGCCGCTGTATATCCGAGCACGACGCAGAACGGCATAGTGTGGTTCTGGCCAAACTTGGACCCCAAATTCAAAGATATTATTATGGAGAAGAAACCTCCCTTTATTCCGGAGCTAGACGACCCATCTTATGTCAAGTTAGAGGGGAATAGGGATATGGCATACGG GTATGAGGTACTGATTGAAAATCTTATGGACCTTGCCCATCTTCCATACGCTCACTACGGGATAATGCCAGCCCCGCCACCAATGAAAAACAG AGTGAACACTGACAGGGAACGTGGCAGACCGCTTGAAATGGTCgttgaaaagttgaaagcaGATGGTTTTGTTGGCAAAGACGAAACGCTCCGTCACAAATTTTTTGCACCTTGTGTCTATTATTACTTCACTGATCCAGAGCTGGTTCAAGGAAATGTAGAGAGCAAGAAGGATGGATCTGTATCGTCAACTGCAAATGTAAAG AAACCGCCAACTGAAATCTCGAGAAGAACATTCTTGGCTTTTTTCTGCATCCCGGTTAGTCCAGGTAAAAGCAGATTGATCTGGGCCTTCCCTATTAACTTGGATAAATGGGTACATTTTATTGTCCCACGATGGATTTTTCATATAGTACAGAACTTGATTCTAGATTCAGACATGTATCTTCTTCATGTTGAG GAGCATAAATATGAGGAAATAGGCACTTCCAATTGGCATAAAGCTTGTTATGTGCCAGTAAAATCAGATGCTTTCGTTGTTGGATTTAGAAGATGGTTGAACAAGTATGCTGGTGGTCAAGTTGATTGGGGAGGCAAATATTCTGGCTCCCTTCCTTCACTTTCTCCTAGAGCACTAGTGTTAGAAAG gtaCTGGAGCCATGTGGTGAATTGCAAGAGCTGCAATGGAGCATATAAAGCTCTAAATAAAGCTGAGGTGAGTCTTCAGGTGATCTCCATAGCTGCAATTGGAGTTTTGGCATTGACACAAAATGGAGTAATTTCAGCAAAAGTTAGAGCCACCATTTTCATCATTGCAATAGTCTGTTTTGCTGCTTCAAAGTGGTTATCCCATTTCATTCAAGAAACTTTCCGCTTCCGTGACTACATTCATGCCTTGGTTTGa
- the LOC101214566 gene encoding protochlorophyllide-dependent translocon component 52, chloroplastic isoform X2: MEAATITSSLHLLHLPTTLVKPPRSRLLSSNNFKITTTQRNVFRNNCGSLHTAMASDDVVTSERRKMEEEKFDWFSEWYPVMPVCDLDKKVPTGKKVLGLDLVVWWDRNENAWKVFDDSCPHRLAPLSEGRIDQWGRLQCVYHGWCFNGSGDCKFIPQAPPDGPPVHSSKKACAAVYPSTTQNGIVWFWPNLDPKFKDIIMEKKPPFIPELDDPSYVKLEGNRDMAYGYEVLIENLMDLAHLPYAHYGIMPAPPPMKNRVNTDRERGRPLEMVVEKLKADGFVGKDETLRHKFFAPCVYYYFTDPELVQGNVESKKDGSVSSTANVKKPPTEISRRTFLAFFCIPVSPGKSRLIWAFPINLDKWVHFIVPRWIFHIVQNLILDSDMYLLHVEEHKYEEIGTSNWHKACYVPVKSDAFVVGFRRWLNKYAGGQVDWGGKYSGSLPSLSPRALVLERYWSHVVNCKSCNGAYKALNKAEVSLQVISIAAIGVLALTQNGVISAKVRATIFIIAIVCFAASKWLSHFIQETFRFRDYIHALV, encoded by the exons ATGGAAGCTGCGACAATCACCTCTTCTCTTCATCTACTTCACCTTCCAACCACTCTCGTCAAGCCGCCGAGATCGAGATTATTATCGTCCAATAATTTCAAGATCACCACGACGCAACGAAATGTGTTCAGGAATAACTGCGGATCACTCCACACGGCTATGGCGTCCGACGACGTTGTGACTTCGGAACGACGGAAGATGGAGGAGGAGAAGTTTGATTGGTTTTCGGAGTGGTATCCGGTGATGCCGGTGTGCGACTTGGACAAGAAAGTACCGACTGGGAAGAAGGTTTTGGGGTTGGATTTGGTGGTGTGGTGGGATAGGAATGAGAATGCGTGGAAGGTGTTTGATGATAGTTGTCCTCATAGATTGGCGCCGTTGTCGGAAGGGAGGATCGATCAATGGGGGAGGTTGCAGTGTGTGTACCATGGATGGTGCTTCAATGGCTCGGGTGATTGTAAATTCATCCCCCAAGCGCCCCCTGATGGCCCTCCG GTTCACTCGTCCAAGAAGGCATGTGCCGCTGTATATCCGAGCACGACGCAGAACGGCATAGTGTGGTTCTGGCCAAACTTGGACCCCAAATTCAAAGATATTATTATGGAGAAGAAACCTCCCTTTATTCCGGAGCTAGACGACCCATCTTATGTCAAGTTAGAGGGGAATAGGGATATGGCATACGG GTATGAGGTACTGATTGAAAATCTTATGGACCTTGCCCATCTTCCATACGCTCACTACGGGATAATGCCAGCCCCGCCACCAATGAAAAACAG AGTGAACACTGACAGGGAACGTGGCAGACCGCTTGAAATGGTCgttgaaaagttgaaagcaGATGGTTTTGTTGGCAAAGACGAAACGCTCCGTCACAAATTTTTTGCACCTTGTGTCTATTATTACTTCACTGATCCAGAGCTGGTTCAAGGAAATGTAGAGAGCAAGAAGGATGGATCTGTATCGTCAACTGCAAATGTAAAG AAACCGCCAACTGAAATCTCGAGAAGAACATTCTTGGCTTTTTTCTGCATCCCGGTTAGTCCAGGTAAAAGCAGATTGATCTGGGCCTTCCCTATTAACTTGGATAAATGGGTACATTTTATTGTCCCACGATGGATTTTTCATATAGTACAGAACTTGATTCTAGATTCAGACATGTATCTTCTTCATGTTGAG GAGCATAAATATGAGGAAATAGGCACTTCCAATTGGCATAAAGCTTGTTATGTGCCAGTAAAATCAGATGCTTTCGTTGTTGGATTTAGAAGATGGTTGAACAAGTATGCTGGTGGTCAAGTTGATTGGGGAGGCAAATATTCTGGCTCCCTTCCTTCACTTTCTCCTAGAGCACTAGTGTTAGAAAG gtaCTGGAGCCATGTGGTGAATTGCAAGAGCTGCAATGGAGCATATAAAGCTCTAAATAAAGCTGAGGTGAGTCTTCAGGTGATCTCCATAGCTGCAATTGGAGTTTTGGCATTGACACAAAATGGAGTAATTTCAGCAAAAGTTAGAGCCACCATTTTCATCATTGCAATAGTCTGTTTTGCTGCTTCAAAGTGGTTATCCCATTTCATTCAAGAAACTTTCCGCTTCCGTGACTACATTCATGCCTTGGTTTGa
- the LOC101221773 gene encoding protochlorophyllide-dependent translocon component 52, chloroplastic isoform X2, with amino-acid sequence MIHFHSYTRLHFNFLTFNNPPILPLPRSAQTRIRFTPMEVARISSPHLILIPTTVNRTLTPNPYSLASNRNPLPRSRSRSFSNFKTPTHRNAIRKCELLRTAMASDVVTSERPEVEEEKFDWFAEWYPVMPVCDLDKKVPIGKKVLGLDLVVWWDRNENAWKVFDDSCPHRLAPLSEGRIDQWGRLQCVYHGWCFNGSGDCKFIPQAPPDGPPVHSSKKACVAIYPTTVQNGILWFWPNSDPKFKDIILEKEPPFIPELDDPSYVKLEGNRDMAYGYEILIENLMDPAHVPYAHYKIIPAPPSIKNRATADREGGRPLELVVEKLKADGFVGRHERLRHKFFAPCVYYFFTDPELVQGNVESSTKNDEAVSSTANVKEHKYEEIGPSNWHKACYVPVKSDALVVGFRRWLNKYAGGRVDWGGKYSGSLPPIPPREQVFERYWSHVVNCKSCNGAYKALNIAEVSLQAISMAAIGALALIKHGVLSATVRATIVTVAILCFAASKWLSHFIHKTFHFQVYNHALV; translated from the exons ATGATTCATTTCCACAGCTACACACGccttcatttcaattttctcaccTTCAACAATCCTCCGATTCTCCCACTTCCCCGCTCTGCCCAAACCAGAATCAGATTCACACCCATGGAGGTTGCCAGAATTTCCTCTCCTCATCTAATCCTCATCCCAACCACAGTCAACAGAACCCTAACCCCCAATCCCTACTCTCTCGCCTCCAATCGGAATCCGCTGCCGAGATCGAGATCGAGAtcattttccaatttcaagaCGCCGACGCATCGAAATGCGATTAGAAAGTGCGAATTACTCCGCACGGCCATGGCGTCCGACGTTGTCACTTCAGAACGACCGGAAGTGGAGGAAGAGAAGTTCGATTGGTTTGCGGAGTGGTATCCGGTGATGCCAGTGTGCGATTTGGACAAGAAAGTACCGATTGGGAAGAAGGTTTTGGGGTTGGATTTGGTGGTGTGGTGGGATAGGAATGAGAATGCGTGGAAGGTGTTTGATGATAGTTGTCCTCATAGATTGGCGCCGTTGTCGGAAGGGAGGATCGATCAGTGGGGGAGATTACAGTGTGTGTACCATGGATGGTGCTTTAATGGCTCTGGTGACTGTAAATTCATCCCTCAAGCGCCTCCCGATGGCCCTCCG GTTCACTCATCCAAGAAGGCATGTGTTGCTATATATCCAACGACAGTGCAAAATGGCATACTTTGGTTCTGGCCAAACTCGGACCCCAAATTCAAAGATATCATTTTGGAGAAGGAACCTCCCTTTATTCCAGAGCTGGACGATCCATCTTATGTTAAGCTAGAGGGCAATAGGGATATGGCCTATGG GTATGAAATACTGATTGAAAACCTTATGGACCCTGCCCATGTTCCCTACGCACACTACAAGATAATTCCAGCCCCACCATCAATAAAAAACAG AGCAACTGCTGACAGGGAAGGTGGCAGACCACTTGAATTGGTTgttgaaaagttgaaagcaGATGGATTTGTTGGCAGACACGAAAGGCTCCGTCACAAGTTTTTTGCACCTTGtgtctattattttttcactgATCCAGAGTTGGTTCAAGGAAATGTAGAGAGCTCCACCAAGAACGATGAAGCCGTATCATCAACTGCAAATGTAAAG GAGCATAAATATGAGGAAATAGGCCCTTCAAATTGGCATAAAGCTTGTTATGTGCCAGTAAAATCAGATGCTTTGGTTGTTGGATTTAGAAGATGGTTGAACAAGTATGCAGGTGGTCGAGTTGATTGGGGAGGCAAATATTCTGGCTCTCTTCCTCCAATCCCTCCTAGAGAACAGGTGTTCGAAAG GTACTGGAGCCATGTGGTGAATTGCAAGAGCTGCAATGGTGCATACAAAGCTCTAAACATAGCTGAGGTGAGTCTTCAGGCCATCTCCATGGCTGCAATTGGAGCTTTGGCATTGATAAAGCATGGTGTACTTTCAGCAACAGTTAGAGCCACCATTGTCACCGTTGCAATACTCTGTTTTGCTGCTTCAAAGTGGTTATCCCATTTCATCCACAAAACTTTCCACTTCCAAGTTTACAATCATGCCCTGGTTTGA
- the LOC101221773 gene encoding protochlorophyllide-dependent translocon component 52, chloroplastic isoform X1: MIHFHSYTRLHFNFLTFNNPPILPLPRSAQTRIRFTPMEVARISSPHLILIPTTVNRTLTPNPYSLASNRNPLPRSRSRSFSNFKTPTHRNAIRKCELLRTAMASDVVTSERPEVEEEKFDWFAEWYPVMPVCDLDKKVPIGKKVLGLDLVVWWDRNENAWKVFDDSCPHRLAPLSEGRIDQWGRLQCVYHGWCFNGSGDCKFIPQAPPDGPPVHSSKKACVAIYPTTVQNGILWFWPNSDPKFKDIILEKEPPFIPELDDPSYVKLEGNRDMAYGYEILIENLMDPAHVPYAHYKIIPAPPSIKNRATADREGGRPLELVVEKLKADGFVGRHERLRHKFFAPCVYYFFTDPELVQGNVESSTKNDEAVSSTANVKKPPTEISQRRSFLVFFCIPVSPGKSRLIWAFPRNFGKWMNYIVPRWMFHIGQNLILDSDMYFLRVEEHKYEEIGPSNWHKACYVPVKSDALVVGFRRWLNKYAGGRVDWGGKYSGSLPPIPPREQVFERYWSHVVNCKSCNGAYKALNIAEVSLQAISMAAIGALALIKHGVLSATVRATIVTVAILCFAASKWLSHFIHKTFHFQVYNHALV, encoded by the exons ATGATTCATTTCCACAGCTACACACGccttcatttcaattttctcaccTTCAACAATCCTCCGATTCTCCCACTTCCCCGCTCTGCCCAAACCAGAATCAGATTCACACCCATGGAGGTTGCCAGAATTTCCTCTCCTCATCTAATCCTCATCCCAACCACAGTCAACAGAACCCTAACCCCCAATCCCTACTCTCTCGCCTCCAATCGGAATCCGCTGCCGAGATCGAGATCGAGAtcattttccaatttcaagaCGCCGACGCATCGAAATGCGATTAGAAAGTGCGAATTACTCCGCACGGCCATGGCGTCCGACGTTGTCACTTCAGAACGACCGGAAGTGGAGGAAGAGAAGTTCGATTGGTTTGCGGAGTGGTATCCGGTGATGCCAGTGTGCGATTTGGACAAGAAAGTACCGATTGGGAAGAAGGTTTTGGGGTTGGATTTGGTGGTGTGGTGGGATAGGAATGAGAATGCGTGGAAGGTGTTTGATGATAGTTGTCCTCATAGATTGGCGCCGTTGTCGGAAGGGAGGATCGATCAGTGGGGGAGATTACAGTGTGTGTACCATGGATGGTGCTTTAATGGCTCTGGTGACTGTAAATTCATCCCTCAAGCGCCTCCCGATGGCCCTCCG GTTCACTCATCCAAGAAGGCATGTGTTGCTATATATCCAACGACAGTGCAAAATGGCATACTTTGGTTCTGGCCAAACTCGGACCCCAAATTCAAAGATATCATTTTGGAGAAGGAACCTCCCTTTATTCCAGAGCTGGACGATCCATCTTATGTTAAGCTAGAGGGCAATAGGGATATGGCCTATGG GTATGAAATACTGATTGAAAACCTTATGGACCCTGCCCATGTTCCCTACGCACACTACAAGATAATTCCAGCCCCACCATCAATAAAAAACAG AGCAACTGCTGACAGGGAAGGTGGCAGACCACTTGAATTGGTTgttgaaaagttgaaagcaGATGGATTTGTTGGCAGACACGAAAGGCTCCGTCACAAGTTTTTTGCACCTTGtgtctattattttttcactgATCCAGAGTTGGTTCAAGGAAATGTAGAGAGCTCCACCAAGAACGATGAAGCCGTATCATCAACTGCAAATGTAAAG AAACCGCCAACAGAAATCTCGCAGCGAAGATCATTTCTGGTTTTCTTCTGCATCCCAGTTAGTCCAGGCAAAAGCAGATTGATATGGGCCTTCCCTAGGAACTTTGGGAAATGGATGAACTATATTGTCCCACGATGGATGTTTCACATAGGGCAGAACTTGATTCTAGATTCAGACATGTATTTTCTTCGTGTTGAG GAGCATAAATATGAGGAAATAGGCCCTTCAAATTGGCATAAAGCTTGTTATGTGCCAGTAAAATCAGATGCTTTGGTTGTTGGATTTAGAAGATGGTTGAACAAGTATGCAGGTGGTCGAGTTGATTGGGGAGGCAAATATTCTGGCTCTCTTCCTCCAATCCCTCCTAGAGAACAGGTGTTCGAAAG GTACTGGAGCCATGTGGTGAATTGCAAGAGCTGCAATGGTGCATACAAAGCTCTAAACATAGCTGAGGTGAGTCTTCAGGCCATCTCCATGGCTGCAATTGGAGCTTTGGCATTGATAAAGCATGGTGTACTTTCAGCAACAGTTAGAGCCACCATTGTCACCGTTGCAATACTCTGTTTTGCTGCTTCAAAGTGGTTATCCCATTTCATCCACAAAACTTTCCACTTCCAAGTTTACAATCATGCCCTGGTTTGA
- the LOC101221545 gene encoding protochlorophyllide-dependent translocon component 52, chloroplastic, with protein sequence MDVLKLSSSPLHFTSKFNKPQFPNQCLQIPLFPSSSSSSINRRNPIFNLCAITSSTISTQESANPFQVDAESEPGEERFDWYAQWYPIMPICDLDKRVPHGKTVMGIDVVVWWDKNESAWKVFDDLCPHRLAPLSEGRIDQWGRLQCVYHGWCFNGSGDCKFIPQAPPDGPPVHTSKRACVAVFPSIVQNDVLWFWPNSDPQYKDIMEKKKPPYIPELDDPSFTKLISNRDLPYGYEILTENLMDPAHVPYAHYGIMGRLPKNREKADREGGKPIDIVVKDFNINGFIANQDMGSSQFFAPCVYCTSFSIPSKKINSNRQDSGALLSGENNAVARNTSQKKAMLIFMCIPVGPGKSRLIFVSLRNFAVSIDRIIPRWIFHLGQNLILDSDLYLLHVEERKILDVGPSNWQKACFVPTKSDAKVVAFRRWLNRYSDSQVDWRGKFSVILPPSPSKEQLMDRYWSHVVNCSSCKVAYKGLNALEVVLQVISIASLGIFAATKQSFVSGAARVLMLVMAIFCFASSRWLSHFIYKNFHFHDYNHALR encoded by the exons ATGGACGTTCTCaaactctcttcttctccacTTCATTTCACTTCCAAATTCAACAAACCCCAATTTCCTAATCAATGTTTGCAGATTCCTCTCTTCCcctcatcatcttcttcctccatcAACAGACGCAATCCAATATTCAATCTCTGTGCCATCACATCATCCACCATTTCAACCCAAGAATCCGCCAACCCGTTTCAGGTGGACGCCGAGAGTGAACCGGGAGAGGAGAGATTTGATTGGTATGCACAATGGTACCCGATTATGCCGATTTGTGACCTCGACAAGAGGGTGCCGCATGGGAAAACGGTAATGGGGATTGATGTGGTTGTGTGGTGGGATAAGAATGAGAGTGCATGGAAGGTGTTTGATGATTTGTGTCCACATAGATTAGCTCCGTTGTCCGAAGGAAGGATTGATCAGTGGGGGAGATTGCAATGTGTTTATCATGGTTGGTGTTTTAATGGCTCTGGTGATTGTAAGTTCATCCCTCAGGCGCCTCCCGACGGTCCTCCG GTTCACACATCCAAAAGGGCATGTGTTGCTGTTTTTCCTAGTATCGTGCAGAATGATGTGTTATGGTTTTGGCCAAATAGTGATCCTCAGTACAAAGATAttatggagaagaaaaaacccCCATACATCCCTGAACTGGATGATCCATCATTTACCAAGTTAATCAGTAACAGAGATCTTCCGTATGG GTATGAGATTTTGACTGAGAACCTTATGGACCCAGCACATGTCCCATACGCTCATTATGGGATAATGGGAAGACTACCCAAAAACAG AGAGAAAGCAGATAGAGAAGGAGGAAAACCAATCGACATAGTTGTGAAAGACTTTAATATAAATGGTTTCATCGCTAACCAGGATATGGGAAGTAGCCAGTTTTTTGCACCTTGTGTATATTGCACCTCTTTTAGTATTCCttctaagaaaataaattcaaatcgCCAAGACAGTGGAGCTCTCTTATCGGGTGAAAACAATGCG GTTGCCCGAAACACATCTCAGAAAAAAGCGATGCTAATATTTATGTGTATTCCTGTTGGTCCGGGTAAAAGCAGGTTAATATTTGTATCTCTAAGAAATTTTGCTGTATCAATTGACCGAATTATTCCAAGATGGATATTCCATTTGGGGCAAAACCTCATCTTAGATTCAGATTTGTATCTTCTTCACGTCGAG GAGAGGAAGATATTGGATGTCGGCCCTTCAAATTGGCAGAAAGCTTGTTTTGTGCCAACCAAGTCAGATGCTAAAGTGGTTGCCTTCAGACGGTGGTTGAACAGATATTCTGACAGTCAAGTTGATTGGAGAGGCAAGTTCAGTGTCATTCTTCCTCCATCACCTTCCAAGGAACAGCTAATGGACAG GTACTGGTCTCATGTGGTGAACTGCAGTAGTTGCAAGGTGGCATACAAGGGTCTCAATGCACTGGAAGTTGTGTTGCAAGTCATCTCCATTGCTTCACTTGGAATTTTTGCAGCTACAAAGCAAAGTTTTGTTTCAGGAGCTGCTAGAGTTTTGATGTTGGTTATGGCTATATTCTGCTTTGCTTCTTCAAGGTGGCTTTCTCATTTCATTTACAAAAACTTCCATTTTCATGATTACAATCATGCCCTTCGGTGA
- the LOC101222244 gene encoding uncharacterized protein LOC101222244 encodes MKDSDPTTEPIGQHLIKLISNLCFSVFVFSVLIITVIAITYQPPDPWLESTPALTKFFTSSENATFKNDESVVKTGEDLVSVLPPAVSPALGNQITEEVIEKSEEVIANSTTLKLNCDELRGVNCSDPRILIAVERFNLKAFKSIAFLEYQSPVNGSKEDECDVSWRFRNKKEKSWRKYRDFRRFKFDVGEDCDYKVVHAGGWHSGINARRPRSAMNNRSRGGGSGRVAPPVRDEEINDTIPTLGSETNFRKGKYLYYSRGGDYCKGMNQYLWSFLCGLGEAMYLNRTFVMDLSVCLSGSYNPSNKDEEGKDFRFYFDFEHLKEVASIVEEGEFMRDWKKWDKGHKKKIPVRKVVSHKVTPMQLRKDKNTIITRQFDAPEPENYWYRVCEGQAAKYIQRPWHAVWKSKRLMNIVTEISGRMDWDFDAVHVVRGEKAQNKELWPHLESDTAPDAILEKLKGMIQPWRNLYIATNEPFYNYFDKLRSNFKVHLLDDYKELWGNTSEWYNETTLVNNGKPVEFDGYMRVAVDTEVFYRAKTRVETFYNLTKDCKDGINTC; translated from the coding sequence ATGAAAGATTCAGATCCCACCACTGAGCCCATTGGGCAGCATTTGATTAAGCTCATAAGTAATCTTTGTTTCTctgtttttgtgttttctgTTCTTATTATCACTGTCATTGCTATCACTTACCAGCCTCCAGATCCGTGGCTTGAATCCACTCCTGCTCTTACTAAGTTCTTCACTTCTTCCGAGAATGCTACTTTCAAGAACGATGAATCTGTTGTTAAAACGGGGGAGGATTTGGTCTCTGTCCTTCCCCCTGCAGTCTCCCCTGCTTTGGGAAACCAGATCACTGAGGAGGTGATTGAGAAATCTGAGGAGGTAATTGCTAATTCCACTACACTTAAATTGAATTGTGATGAACTGCGTGGTGTAAATTGTTCCGACCCACGTATTTTGATTGCGGTCGAAAGGTTTAATTTGAAGGCATTTAAGTCTATTGCATTTCTAGAGTATCAATCTCCTGTTAATGGGTCGAAGGAAGATGAATGTGATGTTTCGTGGCGATTTAGGaacaagaaagagaagtcGTGGAGGAAATATAGGGATTTTCGTAGGTTTAAATTCGATGTTGGGGAGGATTGTGATTATAAGGTAGTTCACGCTGGTGGTTGGCATTCAGGTATAAATGCTCGACGACCGAGAAGTGCGATGAACAATCGTTCTAGAGGTGGTGGAAGTGGTAGAGTTGCTCCACCGGTACGGGATGAGGAGATTAACGACACGATCCCGACATTGGGATCAGAGACAAATTTTAGGAAGGGGAAGTACTTGTACTATTCACGTGGAGGGGATTACTGTAAAGGAATGAACCAATATCTATGGAGTTTCTTGTGTGGTTTGGGAGAAGCAATGTATTTGAACAGGACTTTTGTGATGGATTTGAGTGTTTGTCTGTCAGGTAGTTATAATCCGAGCAACAAAGATGAGGAGGGGAAAGATTTTCGTTTTTACTTCGATTTCGAGCATCTTAAAGAAGTTGCATCAATTGTAGAGGAGGGTGAATTTATGAGGGATTGGAAGAAATGGGATAAAGGCCACAAGAAGAAGATACCTGTTAGGAAGGTTGTGAGCCATAAAGTGACACCAATGCAACTgaggaaagataaaaatacaattataacAAGGCAGTTTGACGCTCCTGAGCCTGAGAATTATTGGTACAGAGTGTGTGAGGGGCAGGCTGCAAAGTATATTCAACGACCATGGCATGCTGTTTGGAAATCAAAAAGATTGATGAATATCGTGACAGAAATTAGTGGTCGTATGGACTGGGATTTCGATGCAGTTCATGTGGTTCGAGGAGAGAAGGCACAAAACAAAGAGCTTTGGCCTCATTTAGAATCAGATACAGCTCCTGATGCTATTCTTGAAAAGTTGAAAGGGATGATTCAGCCTTGGAGGAATCTGTATATAGCCACCAATGAACCATTCTATAACTACTTTGACAAATTGCGCTCTAATTTTAAAGTCCATTTGCTTGATGATTACAAGGAATTATGGGGAAACACTAGTGAGTGGTACAATGAAACAACGCTTGTAAACAACGGTAAACCAGTCGAGTTCGATGGGTACATGAGAGTCGCGGTGGATACGGAAGTGTTCTACAGGGCAAAAACCCGTGTTGAAACATTCTATAATTTGACTAAAGACTGCAAGGATGGAATCAATACATGCTGA